A region of Burkholderiales bacterium JOSHI_001 DNA encodes the following proteins:
- a CDS encoding ATP synthase, F1 epsilon subunit (PFAM: ATP synthase, Delta/Epsilon chain, beta-sandwich domain; ATP synthase, Delta/Epsilon chain, long alpha-helix domain~TIGRFAM: ATP synthase, F1 epsilon subunit (delta in mitochondria)), producing the protein MATIHVDVVSAEESIFSGEAKFVALPGENGELGILPRHTPLITRIKPGAVRIERADTGEEEFVFVAGGILEVQPGTVTVLADTAIRGHDLDEAKATEAKKLAEEAMRNAKSDIDLARAQGEFAMMAAQIAAIAKLRKK; encoded by the coding sequence ATGGCGACCATTCACGTTGACGTGGTGTCCGCCGAGGAGAGCATCTTCTCGGGCGAGGCCAAGTTCGTCGCGCTGCCGGGTGAAAACGGCGAGCTGGGCATCCTGCCCCGCCACACGCCGCTGATCACCCGCATCAAGCCCGGCGCGGTGCGCATCGAGCGTGCCGACACCGGCGAGGAAGAGTTCGTCTTCGTCGCCGGCGGCATCCTGGAAGTGCAGCCCGGCACGGTCACCGTGCTGGCCGACACCGCGATCCGCGGCCACGACCTGGACGAGGCCAAGGCCACCGAAGCCAAGAAGCTGGCCGAAGAAGCCATGCGCAACGCCAAGAGCGACATCGACCTGGCGCGTGCGCAGGGCGAATTCGCGATGATGGCCGCGCAGATCGCGGCCATCGCCAAGCTGCGCAAGAAGTAA
- a CDS encoding ATP synthase, F1 gamma subunit (PFAM: ATP synthase~TIGRFAM: ATP synthase, F1 gamma subunit) — MAVGKEIRGKIKSFENTKKITKAMEMVSASKMRKAQDRMRAARPYADKIRNITANLSQANPEYRSPYMRKVEGAPKAVGFIVVTTDKGLCGGLNTNVLRAVTNKMKEVQDAGGKVQAVAIGNKGFNFLNRIGAQVISHVTQLGDAPQLEKMIGPVKVMLDAFVDGKLDAVYLCYTKFINTMRQESLVEPLLPLGAERLQQTAAEKSQYGWDYIYEPDPASVIDDLMTRYIEALVFQGVAENMASEQSARMVAMKAATDNAGTLIAELKLVYNKTRQAAITKELSEIVSGAAAISG, encoded by the coding sequence ATGGCGGTCGGCAAAGAGATACGCGGCAAGATCAAGAGCTTCGAGAACACGAAGAAGATCACGAAGGCCATGGAAATGGTCTCCGCGTCCAAGATGCGCAAGGCGCAGGACCGCATGCGCGCGGCGCGGCCGTACGCGGACAAGATCCGCAACATCACGGCCAACCTGTCGCAGGCGAACCCGGAATACCGCTCGCCCTACATGCGCAAGGTGGAAGGCGCGCCCAAGGCCGTGGGTTTCATCGTCGTCACGACCGACAAGGGTCTGTGCGGCGGCCTGAACACCAACGTGCTGCGCGCCGTCACCAACAAGATGAAGGAAGTGCAGGACGCCGGCGGCAAGGTGCAGGCGGTGGCCATTGGCAACAAGGGCTTCAACTTCCTGAACCGCATCGGCGCGCAGGTGATCAGCCACGTCACGCAGCTGGGCGACGCCCCGCAGCTGGAAAAGATGATCGGCCCGGTGAAGGTGATGCTGGACGCCTTCGTCGACGGCAAGCTGGACGCGGTGTACCTGTGCTACACCAAGTTCATCAACACCATGCGCCAGGAGTCGCTCGTCGAGCCGCTGCTGCCGCTGGGCGCCGAGCGCCTGCAGCAGACCGCGGCCGAGAAGTCGCAGTACGGCTGGGACTACATCTACGAGCCGGACCCCGCCTCGGTGATCGACGACCTGATGACGCGCTACATCGAAGCGCTGGTCTTCCAGGGCGTGGCCGAGAACATGGCCAGCGAACAGAGCGCGCGCATGGTGGCCATGAAGGCCGCCACCGACAACGCGGGCACCCTGATCGCCGAGCTGAAGCTGGTCTACAACAAGACCCGCCAGGCCGCCATCACCAAGGAACTGTCCGAAATCGTCAGCGGCGCCGCCGCCATCAGCGGCTGA
- a CDS encoding ATP synthase, F1 beta subunit (PFAM: ATP synthase alpha/beta family, beta-barrel domain; ATP synthase alpha/beta chain, C terminal domain; ATP synthase alpha/beta family, nucleotide-binding domain~TIGRFAM: ATP synthase, F1 beta subunit) produces MANTQAQGKIVQCIGAVVDVEFARDQMPRVYDALKLEGSALTLEVQQQLGDGVVRTIALGSSDGLRRGLMVTNTKAPITVPVGKATLGRIMDVLGNPIDERGPVSMDQSASIHRKAPTYDELSPSQELLETGIKVIDLICPFAKGGKVGLFGGAGVGKTVNMMELINNIAKAHSGLSVFAGVGERTREGNDFYHEMSDSKVVVQEDLSQSKVAMVYGQMNEPPGNRLRVALTGLTIAESFRDEGKDVLFFVDNIYRYTLAGTEVSALLGRMPSAVGYQPTLAEEMGRLQERITSTKVGSITSIQAVYVPADDLTDPSPATTFAHLDATVVLSRDIASLGIYPAVDPLDSTSRQIDPNVVGEEHYNTTRAVQGTLQRYKELRDIIAILGMDELSPEDKLAVARARKIQRFLSQPFHVAEVFTGSPGKYVPLKETIRGFKMIVAGECDHLPEQAFYMVGTIDEAFEKAKKIN; encoded by the coding sequence ATGGCCAACACCCAAGCACAGGGCAAGATCGTTCAGTGCATCGGCGCCGTCGTGGACGTTGAGTTCGCGCGCGACCAGATGCCCCGCGTGTATGACGCGCTGAAGCTCGAAGGCAGCGCGCTGACGCTGGAAGTCCAGCAGCAGCTGGGCGACGGCGTGGTGCGCACCATCGCGCTGGGCAGCTCCGACGGCCTGCGCCGCGGCCTGATGGTGACCAACACCAAGGCCCCCATCACCGTGCCCGTGGGCAAGGCCACGCTGGGCCGCATCATGGACGTGCTGGGCAACCCCATCGACGAGCGCGGCCCGGTCAGCATGGACCAGAGCGCATCCATCCACCGCAAGGCGCCCACCTACGACGAGCTGAGCCCCTCGCAAGAGCTGCTGGAAACCGGCATCAAGGTGATCGACCTGATCTGCCCGTTTGCCAAGGGCGGCAAGGTGGGCCTGTTCGGCGGCGCCGGCGTGGGCAAGACCGTGAACATGATGGAGCTCATCAACAACATCGCCAAGGCGCACAGCGGCTTGTCGGTGTTCGCCGGTGTGGGCGAGCGCACCCGCGAGGGCAACGACTTCTACCATGAGATGAGCGACTCCAAGGTCGTGGTGCAGGAGGACCTGAGCCAGTCCAAGGTGGCCATGGTCTACGGCCAGATGAACGAACCCCCGGGCAACCGCCTGCGCGTGGCGCTGACCGGCCTGACCATCGCGGAAAGCTTCCGTGACGAAGGCAAGGACGTGCTGTTTTTCGTGGACAACATCTACCGCTACACCCTGGCCGGCACGGAAGTGTCCGCGCTGCTGGGCCGCATGCCGTCCGCGGTGGGCTACCAGCCGACGCTGGCCGAAGAAATGGGCCGCCTGCAGGAGCGCATCACCTCCACCAAGGTGGGCTCCATCACCTCCATCCAGGCCGTGTACGTGCCCGCGGACGACCTGACCGACCCGTCGCCCGCCACCACCTTCGCCCACCTGGACGCCACCGTGGTGCTGTCGCGTGACATCGCCTCGCTGGGCATCTACCCCGCAGTGGACCCGCTGGACTCCACCAGCCGCCAGATCGACCCGAACGTGGTGGGTGAAGAGCACTACAACACCACCCGCGCGGTGCAGGGCACGCTGCAGCGCTACAAGGAACTGCGCGACATCATCGCCATTCTGGGCATGGACGAACTGTCACCGGAAGACAAGCTGGCCGTGGCCCGCGCGCGCAAGATCCAGCGCTTCCTGAGCCAGCCTTTCCACGTGGCCGAGGTGTTCACCGGCTCGCCCGGCAAGTACGTGCCCCTGAAGGAAACCATCCGCGGCTTCAAGATGATCGTGGCCGGCGAGTGCGACCACCTGCCTGAGCAGGCTTTCTACATGGTCGGCACCATCGACGAGGCCTTCGAAAAGGCCAAGAAGATCAACTAA
- a CDS encoding proton translocating ATP synthase, F1 alpha subunit (PFAM: ATP synthase alpha/beta family, beta-barrel domain; ATP synthase alpha/beta chain, C terminal domain; ATP synthase alpha/beta family, nucleotide-binding domain~TIGRFAM: proton translocating ATP synthase, F1 alpha subunit), which yields MQLNPAEISELIKSRIEGLGASADIKNQGTVVSVTDGIVRVHGLSDVMAGEMLEFPANAAGVPTYGLALNLERDSVGSVILGEYEHISEGDTVKCTGRILEVPVGPELIGRVVNALGQPIDGKGPVNAKMTDVIEKVAPGVIARKSVDQPVQTGLKCIDTMVPIGRGQRELIIGDRQTGKTAVAIDTIINQKGQNMTCVYVAIGQKASSIKNVVRSLEQAGAMEYTIVVAASASESAAMQYVSAYSGCTMGEYFRDRGQDALIIYDDLSKQAVAYRQVSLLLRRPPGREAFPGDVFYLHSRLLERAARVNADYVEAFTKGEVKGKTGSLTALPIIETQAGDVSAFVPTNVISITDGQIFLETSLFNSGIRPAINAGISVSRVGSSAQTKLVKNLSGGIRTDLAQYRELAAFAQFASDLDDATRKQLDRGARVTELLKQPQYLPLPISLMAASVFAVNKGFLDDLDVKKVLSFEHGLHQHLKSSHAALLAKLEKDKAMDKPAEEELTAAISAFKKSFA from the coding sequence ATGCAACTGAATCCCGCAGAAATTTCCGAGCTGATCAAGAGCCGCATCGAGGGCCTTGGCGCGTCGGCAGACATCAAGAACCAGGGCACCGTGGTGTCCGTCACTGACGGCATCGTGCGCGTGCACGGCCTGTCCGACGTGATGGCCGGCGAAATGCTGGAGTTCCCGGCCAACGCCGCCGGCGTGCCCACCTACGGCCTGGCCCTGAACCTGGAGCGTGACTCGGTCGGCTCCGTGATCTTGGGCGAGTACGAGCACATCTCCGAAGGCGACACCGTGAAGTGCACGGGCCGCATCCTGGAAGTGCCCGTGGGCCCGGAACTGATCGGCCGCGTGGTGAACGCGCTGGGCCAGCCCATCGACGGCAAGGGCCCGGTCAACGCCAAGATGACCGACGTGATCGAGAAGGTCGCCCCGGGCGTGATCGCGCGCAAGAGCGTGGATCAGCCGGTGCAGACGGGCCTGAAGTGCATTGACACCATGGTGCCCATCGGCCGCGGCCAGCGCGAGCTGATCATCGGCGACCGCCAGACCGGCAAGACCGCGGTGGCGATCGACACGATCATCAACCAGAAGGGTCAGAACATGACCTGCGTGTACGTCGCCATCGGCCAGAAGGCGTCGTCCATCAAGAACGTGGTGCGCTCGCTCGAACAAGCCGGCGCGATGGAATACACCATCGTCGTGGCGGCTTCGGCTTCCGAATCCGCCGCGATGCAGTACGTGTCGGCCTACTCGGGCTGCACCATGGGCGAGTACTTCCGCGACCGCGGGCAAGACGCGCTGATCATTTATGACGACCTGTCCAAGCAGGCCGTGGCCTACCGCCAGGTGTCGCTGCTGCTGCGCCGCCCGCCGGGCCGCGAAGCCTTCCCCGGCGACGTGTTCTATCTCCACAGCCGCCTGCTGGAGCGCGCCGCGCGCGTGAACGCCGACTACGTGGAAGCCTTCACCAAGGGTGAAGTGAAGGGCAAGACCGGTTCCCTCACCGCGCTGCCCATCATCGAAACCCAAGCCGGTGACGTGTCGGCCTTCGTGCCCACCAACGTGATCTCGATCACCGACGGCCAGATCTTCCTGGAAACCTCCCTGTTCAACAGCGGCATCCGCCCCGCCATCAACGCCGGCATTTCCGTGTCGCGCGTGGGTTCGTCGGCGCAGACCAAGCTGGTGAAGAACCTGTCCGGCGGTATCCGTACCGACCTGGCCCAGTACCGGGAACTGGCCGCCTTCGCGCAGTTCGCTTCCGACCTGGACGACGCCACCCGCAAGCAGCTGGACCGCGGTGCCCGCGTGACCGAACTGCTGAAGCAGCCGCAGTACCTGCCCCTGCCCATCAGCCTGATGGCCGCGTCGGTGTTCGCCGTGAACAAGGGCTTCCTGGACGACCTGGACGTGAAGAAGGTGCTGTCCTTCGAACACGGCCTGCACCAGCACCTGAAGAGCAGCCACGCCGCGCTGCTGGCCAAGCTGGAAAAGGACAAGGCCATGGACAAGCCGGCTGAAGAAGAGCTGACGGCCGCGATTTCTGCGTTCAAGAAGTCCTTCGCGTAA